The Pyxidicoccus sp. MSG2 DNA segment GCGGACAGGCGGGCATCCGCTCCCGGACTCGGGAGCGTGGGGTGTCGGGCGGAGCGCGTCCGGACGCGGAAGCGAGCAGGCAGGCAGATGTCCCGAAAGTGCACAAGCGGGCTCGGGGCCAGGGCCGCGCGGCTTCGCGGTTGGTAGTTTCACCGTACGGCCCGGGACGGGCCCCCACTCGCGTATGAACGACTCCGCATTGCGAATCGCCACGTACAACGTCCGCTACTTCGGCCACATGCTGCGCGGCCTGGCGAGCACGGTGGGCCCCAAGCGCCGGGTCGCCGCCGCACTGTCCTCGCTGGACCCGCTGCCGGACGTCGTCTGCCTGCAGGAGGTGGAGACCTCCTCGCTGCGCAGCACCATCGCCCACCGACCCAAGCAGCCAGGGGAGACGCAGCTGGCGGCCTTCATGGACCGCATGGTGGAGACGTTCGGCGCCCAGGCGCGGGACATGCCCTACGAGGCGTTCTACTTCCGCGCCCACAACTACAAGCTGGGCGAGGTGTCGCTCTACACCACGGGGCTCGCGATGCTCGTGAATACGCGCACCCTCCAGGTGGACACGCACAACGTGGCCGCGCCCCAGCACATCACCCACCACCACGTGCAGCGACTGAAGGACCGCAAGCAGAGCCGCATCTGCGCGCACATGCGCCTGGTGCGGCGCTCGGACGGGCGCGGCTTCCACATCTTCAACACCCACCTGAGCCTGCCCACGCCATTCGCCAAGGAGTTCTGGGCGACGAAGGACAAGATGGGCGGCGGCCCCAACCAACTGCACGAGGCGCGCAAGCTGGCGGAGTTCATGCGCGTGCACTCGGGCAACGAGCCGTACATCGTCTGCGGGGACTTCAACTCGCCGCCGGCGTCACCGGTGTTCCGCTACCTCACGGGCGAGGCGTGCCTCACCTGCGCCCAGGCCGCCGTGGGACAGATTGACCCGAACACGTCGCGCGGCTTCCCCACCGCGGGCTTCATGCACATGCGCATGCACCTGGACCACATGTTCTCCGGGGGCGGCGTGCGATGGCTGGACACGCAGGAGACCTGCCCGTTCGGAGACGCGCAGAGCCGCTTCCACGGACTGTCCGACCACATGCCCATCATCGCCCGCTTCGAGCTGGACGCCGCGCCCGGCGCGGCCGTGTCGTCCGCGGGCTGAGGGGCGCTCCGCTCACTGGAGCGTGGAGCCCTCGCCTTCCTTCCTCATCAGGAAGGTCACCTTCCCGTCCGGCTCGAGGTACGCCAGCCGGACCTCGCGAAGGGACTCGGTGCCGTGCTCGCGCAGGCGGCTGAGCAGCTCGTCGTGGGACATCAGGCTCCTACGCAGGTTGGCCTCGTTGACGCGGCCCTCACGCACCAGCTCCACCGGCTTGCCCGTCAGCACCTTCGCCGCCTTCTCGCTGCGCATCGAGAGCCACGAGAAGAAGCGGTCCCAGGCGCCCAGCGTGCCGAAGGCCACGAAGGCCGAGGTCAGGCTGTCGTCCTCGGCCACGATGCTCCTGCGCAGGCACACCGAGATGATGAGCAGCAGGACGATGTCGAAGGTGGAGGAGCGACCCAGTTCCTTGCGTCCCGCCAGCCGGAGCACGAGCTGCGCGAAGAGGTAGACGGCGGAGGCGCGGAAGACCACCTCGAAGGTGTTGAGGTCGGGCGTCCACATGCCCTGCCAGTCGAAGGGCGCCATGCCCTGAAGATGCGCACCGCGTGGTGGGCCCTGGCGCGCATGCCCGTGTGGCAGGCAGGGGTGCTCAGCTCCCGCCTTCGCCCTCGTCCGAGCCCCTGCCCGAGAGGGCGCGCTCCACCGTGTCCCACGCGTCCAGGATTTCGCGGGTGCGGCGCTCGGCCAGCTCGTGGAACTCGGGCGCGAGGTGGGAGACCTTGTCCGGGTGGTACTGCGTGATGAGCGCGCGGAAGGCCTTGCGCGCGTCGTCCAGCGAAGTGTCCCGGGGGATGCCCAACACCGTCCAGGCGTCCTTCACCGCGGCGGGCGGTCGCGGTGGAGGCACCCGTGTGCCTCGGGGCGGCGTGGCTTCGTCGTCCCAGGCCCGTGCGCCCGTGTCTCGTGTGCCGGTACTCCGCGTGCCGGTGCTCCGCGCGTCGGCGTCACGTGCGTCCGTGTCTCTTGCACCGGGGCTCCGCGCGCCGGGACGTCTTGCATCACCGTCCCAGGCGAACTCCTCCTCGCGCGCGCCCGAGCTCGCGGGACGCCGGGGCGAGCGGGGTGGAGGCTCCGGCCTCTTGTGGCCGGGGCGCTTCTCCGGGTCCGGCGCGGGCACGCGCGGGGTGAGGCGGCTGAGTGCTTCCTGGAGGAACCAGAGGTCCTCGACCGGCGTGCCGTGCTTGCGCACCACCGCGCGCGGGCGGCCGTCCTCCAGGAGGAGGTAGCCCGTGGATGCGGCGTAGGCGTCATCACGGCTGGCCGGGTAGAGCCGGTCGCCCAGGTCGCCCAGCGGGTCCCTCCACATGCCCTCCGTGGTGCCCTCGTCGGCCACGAGCACCTGGGAGAGCACGTCACCGTGGAGGCGCTCCAGCGTGGCGAAGGGCTCGCGCGCCTCCGGGGTCCGCATGGCCGGCCCGTGCCGCACCCCCGTCACGAGCAGCAGCCCGCGCGTCCCGTCCACGCGGGCGAAGAGCGCCTCACGCACCTGCCTGTCGGAGAAGAAGAGGACGGACTGCACGATGACGGGAGCCTACCCGTCTCAGCGCTGCATGGCGCGCAGGAGCTTCTCCGCGTCCTCCACGCTCACCTTCCCCTCGCTCACCAACTGCAACACCCGGCGCAGCTCCTCGTCGGGGATGCCCGCCGTCGTCGGACGGGGCTCCGGAGGACGGCCGTGCGCGGCCCATGATGGCGGGCCGCCCCAGCCCGGCGGACGGGGCTCCGGAGGACGGCCGTGCCCGTCCCAGCTCCGCGCCCAGCGCTCGGCGTGACGCTCCGCGCGACGCTGCCACCGCTCCGTCTGCCGCTGCCAGCGCCGGGCATCGTGCTCCCAGTCGTGCCGGTCCTCGCCGTCCGCCTCGCGCCCCGCCTTGTGGGACTCGCGCACGCGCACCGAGCCCAGGTCCGTCTCCAGCCGCAGCAGCGTGGGCGCGCCCGGACGCGACGGGTAGCCGTTGCGCACCGAGCCCAGCGACGTGCGCGCTTCAATCGACACGTCCAGCCCCGGCACCAGCCGCACGTCCACCGCGCCCATCTGCGACACGATGCGGTGCTCGCCCGGCGTGAGCGCGTCCACCTCCAGTTTCACCGAGCCGGCCGCCGCCTGGACGTCGAACGTGCCGCCCACCCGCTGGCCGAAGATGCTGCCGGCGCTGGTGCGCAGCGTCAGCTTGCCGTGCACGTCGCGCACGTCCGCCGTGCCCGCATCCGTCGTCACGTCCAGCTCGCAGTCCTTCAGCCCCGCCACGCGCACCATGCCCGCATCCAGCTTCAGCCGGGCCTTCGCGTTGGCGGGGAGGAACAGCTCCACCTGCGGCATGCTCCGCCACAGGAAGGCCCAGAAGCCGCCCTCGCGGATGTTCAGCTCCACCCGCGTGATGCTGCCGCGCTCGCGCACCTGGACGTCCACCGCCCCGTGCGCCACGAGGTAGGGCTTCTCGCCTTCGGGAAGGGGCGTCAGCGTGAGGGCCGCCGCGCTCGCGTGCAGCTCGAGCTCGGCCCGCTGGCCCCACGGAATCAGATGACGCTCCCCCGGACGCGGCGAGGCACCGGGCGGTGTATCCGACGTGGCTTCGGAGGACTGCGGGGAGGGCTCCGACTCGAACATGGCCTTCACTCCTGGGCCTTCTTCAGGCGCCGTGCGGCCTCGTCTGCATCGATGAGCCCGGCCGCGAGGTCATCGAGAATCTGGGCGCGGCGCTGACCGCCGCGCGGTGGATGCGAAGGGGGTGGGGGCGCGGCGGGCGGGACGTCCTCGCCCAGCGCGGCGACCACGGCGTCCAGCCGCGACACCACGGTGGGATAGGAGAGCCCCAGCACCTGCTCCACGTCCTTGATCTTCCCGCGGCAGCTCAGGAACACGCGCACGAAGGCGAGCTGCTCGGGCGACAGCGCCTGCACCCAGCCCGTGGTGAACCGCCCCTCCACCGCCGTGTCACACGCCCCACAGCGCACACGCTCCACATGCGTGCCCTCGCCACAGACGGGACACCGGGTGGGAAGGGGATGAATCGAGGTCCGAGGCGCCATAATAACCGTAAAATCAATATCGACCTTGAGAATATTGAGTTCCCAGGGTGTTTGCAAGCAATCCGGGCCGGACGGGGTGGAGCCGGGCCGGCGGGCTCCCGGAGGCCGCGGACGTTCCCTGGTCGACTTCGTTGATAGCCGACGCTGGGGTGCCCTTTGGTGCGCTCCCGCTCGACGGTGGAGCAGGCATGCGGAAGAGTCGTCAACGCTTATGCGCTGCTGCCACCGTCATGCGTCCGAGTCCGCCTCCAGCGACCTCCACCCGTTCTCCCTTCCTGGCGCCACCGAGCACTACGCCGCCGAGCGGCCCGTCCGCGCCGAGCATGTGCGCATCGAACTGGACCTCGACTTCGAGCAGCAGCGCCTCTCCGGCGTCTGCACCACGCGCGTCTCCGCGCTGCGCCCCGTGTCCACCGTCACCTTCGACGCGGCGGACTTCGACGTGGCGAAGGTGCTCGCGGACGGGCGCCCCGCACGCTTCTCCAACTCCGGCGCGCATGTCCGCGTCGAATTGCCCTCGCAACTGGACCCCGGCCACGCGTGCGAGGTGGCCATCCACTACACCTGCCGCCCGCGCCGCGGCCTCTACTTCTGGGGCCCCGACGCCGGCTACCCCGACCGTCCCCGCCAGGCGTGGACGCAGGGCCAGGACATCGACGCGCGCGCGTGGTTCCCCTGCCTCGACACGCCCGCGCAGAAGGCCACGTCCGAGGTCCTCGCCACCTTCCCCTCGGAGATGACGGCCCTGTCCAACGGCACGCTGGTGGGTGACAGCACCCACGGCGCGCGCCGCACGCAGCACTACCGGATGGAGCAGCCCGTCTCGCCCTACCTCGTCACGCTCGCGGTGGGCGAGTTCGAGGAGGCCACCGACACCGTGGGCACCGTGCCGCTGCGCTACCTCTTCCCGAAGGGCCGCCGCGAGGATGCGCTGCGCTGCGTGCGCCGTACGCCGGAGATGGTCCGCGTCTTCCAGGAGGCCACCGGCGAGCCCTTCCCGTGGAGCGGCTACGCGCAGGTCTTCCTCACCGAGTTCATCCTCGGCGGTATGGAGAACACCACCGCCACCAGCCTCACCGACGGCGTCCTCCACGACGCGCGCGCCCAGCCGGACTACAACGCCGAGCCGCTCGTCTCGCACGAGCTGGCGCACCAGTGGTTCGGTGACCTGCTCACCTGCCGCGACTGGCCGCATGGCTGGCTCAATGAGGGCTTCGCCACCTGGTGCGAGGTGCTCTGGAAGGAGCGCGCCGACGGGCAGGACGAGGCGGACCAGCACCGGAGCGCGCAGCTCGACGGCTACCTGGGCGAGGTGCGCGAGCGCTATGCCCGCCCCATCGTCGCGCGCCGCTTCCACGCGCCCATGGACGTGTTCGACCGGCATCTCTACGAGAAGGGCGGCCTCGTCCTCCACGAGTTGCGCCGCCGCCTGGGTGACGCGCTCTTCTTCCGCGCCCTGCGCCATTACGTCGCCCGCCACCGCCATGGCGCCGTGGAGACGGTGGACCTGTCCCGCGCCTTCGAGGAGTCCACCGGCCACAACCTGGACGGCTTCTTCGACCAGTACGTCTTCGCGCCCGGCCACCCGGAGCTGAAGGTGGAGGTCCGCTACGAGGCCGAGAACGCGCGCCTGCGCATCAAGGTCCGCCAGACGCAGCGCACCGACTCGGGCACGCCCGTGTTCCGCCTGCCGCTCGACGTGGTGATGACTTCCGACGGGCGCGACACGCTGCACCGGCTGGAGGTGACGGACGCGGAGCACTCCTTCCTGCTGCCCTGCCCCACCGCGCCCACGCAGGTGCGCGTGGACCCGCGGC contains these protein-coding regions:
- a CDS encoding M1 family aminopeptidase translates to MRCCHRHASESASSDLHPFSLPGATEHYAAERPVRAEHVRIELDLDFEQQRLSGVCTTRVSALRPVSTVTFDAADFDVAKVLADGRPARFSNSGAHVRVELPSQLDPGHACEVAIHYTCRPRRGLYFWGPDAGYPDRPRQAWTQGQDIDARAWFPCLDTPAQKATSEVLATFPSEMTALSNGTLVGDSTHGARRTQHYRMEQPVSPYLVTLAVGEFEEATDTVGTVPLRYLFPKGRREDALRCVRRTPEMVRVFQEATGEPFPWSGYAQVFLTEFILGGMENTTATSLTDGVLHDARAQPDYNAEPLVSHELAHQWFGDLLTCRDWPHGWLNEGFATWCEVLWKERADGQDEADQHRSAQLDGYLGEVRERYARPIVARRFHAPMDVFDRHLYEKGGLVLHELRRRLGDALFFRALRHYVARHRHGAVETVDLSRAFEESTGHNLDGFFDQYVFAPGHPELKVEVRYEAENARLRIKVRQTQRTDSGTPVFRLPLDVVMTSDGRDTLHRLEVTDAEHSFLLPCPTAPTQVRVDPRREVLGTVDVDKGAGLWLEELRAAPEMRARTEAAVALGRHGGFRAVEALGEVLGDARVFWGTRAACAKSLGRLRTPESRARLLAALSTEHPRVRRAVVAALGEFRRDTEVAARLRALVEGGDASYFVEGEAARSYGRVRAPDAVGVLEAVSTRPSFQDVIAVGAVDGLAESQDPAAFPIVAARTAYGQPRVLRRAATQAVAKLAEVAGRKREAVDLLAELLRDPLFRVQMGVFEAGRTLGDRRLIPALEGTPLEDPRARRAARETVRALREGEPQAREVASLREELDRLKEETRSMRERLEALALKGAEEPGPRGGGGGAKATRLDGAGRSRTTARSAEATSGGRDAKSPRGHASAKPAARKTKRR
- a CDS encoding SHOCT-like domain-containing protein, with the translated sequence MFESEPSPQSSEATSDTPPGASPRPGERHLIPWGQRAELELHASAAALTLTPLPEGEKPYLVAHGAVDVQVRERGSITRVELNIREGGFWAFLWRSMPQVELFLPANAKARLKLDAGMVRVAGLKDCELDVTTDAGTADVRDVHGKLTLRTSAGSIFGQRVGGTFDVQAAAGSVKLEVDALTPGEHRIVSQMGAVDVRLVPGLDVSIEARTSLGSVRNGYPSRPGAPTLLRLETDLGSVRVRESHKAGREADGEDRHDWEHDARRWQRQTERWQRRAERHAERWARSWDGHGRPPEPRPPGWGGPPSWAAHGRPPEPRPTTAGIPDEELRRVLQLVSEGKVSVEDAEKLLRAMQR
- a CDS encoding DUF2089 domain-containing protein, with the translated sequence MAPRTSIHPLPTRCPVCGEGTHVERVRCGACDTAVEGRFTTGWVQALSPEQLAFVRVFLSCRGKIKDVEQVLGLSYPTVVSRLDAVVAALGEDVPPAAPPPPSHPPRGGQRRAQILDDLAAGLIDADEAARRLKKAQE
- a CDS encoding DUF421 domain-containing protein is translated as MAPFDWQGMWTPDLNTFEVVFRASAVYLFAQLVLRLAGRKELGRSSTFDIVLLLIISVCLRRSIVAEDDSLTSAFVAFGTLGAWDRFFSWLSMRSEKAAKVLTGKPVELVREGRVNEANLRRSLMSHDELLSRLREHGTESLREVRLAYLEPDGKVTFLMRKEGEGSTLQ
- a CDS encoding J domain-containing protein, producing MQSVLFFSDRQVREALFARVDGTRGLLLVTGVRHGPAMRTPEAREPFATLERLHGDVLSQVLVADEGTTEGMWRDPLGDLGDRLYPASRDDAYAASTGYLLLEDGRPRAVVRKHGTPVEDLWFLQEALSRLTPRVPAPDPEKRPGHKRPEPPPRSPRRPASSGAREEEFAWDGDARRPGARSPGARDTDARDADARSTGTRSTGTRDTGARAWDDEATPPRGTRVPPPRPPAAVKDAWTVLGIPRDTSLDDARKAFRALITQYHPDKVSHLAPEFHELAERRTREILDAWDTVERALSGRGSDEGEGGS
- a CDS encoding endonuclease/exonuclease/phosphatase family protein, with translation MNDSALRIATYNVRYFGHMLRGLASTVGPKRRVAAALSSLDPLPDVVCLQEVETSSLRSTIAHRPKQPGETQLAAFMDRMVETFGAQARDMPYEAFYFRAHNYKLGEVSLYTTGLAMLVNTRTLQVDTHNVAAPQHITHHHVQRLKDRKQSRICAHMRLVRRSDGRGFHIFNTHLSLPTPFAKEFWATKDKMGGGPNQLHEARKLAEFMRVHSGNEPYIVCGDFNSPPASPVFRYLTGEACLTCAQAAVGQIDPNTSRGFPTAGFMHMRMHLDHMFSGGGVRWLDTQETCPFGDAQSRFHGLSDHMPIIARFELDAAPGAAVSSAG